The sequence below is a genomic window from Cedecea neteri.
TGTACGCCAGATGAATGTCGTGGGTAAAAACCTGATCGACGCGCTGCCGGGCGCGAACATTTGGGCAGGTAAGCGTTACTACAAGCGTCATGACGTACACATGATCGACTTCTACTACTGGGATATCTCAGGCCCTGGCGGCGGTATCGAAGATATCGATCTGGGCTTCGGTAAACTCTCTCTTGCAGCAACCCGTAATGGTGAAGCCGGTGGTTCAGAGGCCTTTATCAACGGTTCTACCAAAAATAAAGACCTGGCGAACGATATCTTTGATATTCGTTTAGGCCAGATGCAAGTGAACCCTGGCGGCTCTCTGGAAGTTGGTTTTGACTACGGTCGTGCAAACACCACCAAGCACTACGATTTTGTTGAGCAGGATGCGACTAAAAATGGTTGGTTGGGAACCGTGGAACATACCCAGACCTTCCTCGGCACCAGCCTGAACAAATTTGTTGTGCAGTACGGCACTAACGCCATGGCGCAGACCAACGGTACCGGTCGTCCGGATACTTCCAGAAACAACGATGGCAAAATGCTGCGCGTGATTGACCACGGGGCTATCGACTTCAACGATACCTGGGGCCTGATGTATGTGGGTATGTACCAGGATATCAACCGCGATGATAACAACGGCACCAAATGGTGGACCGTGGGCGTTCGTCCTATGTACAAATGGACGCCAATCATGAGCACCTTGATGGAAGTTGGCTACGACAACGTGAAGTCTCAGCTGACCGACAAGAGCAACAATCAGTACAAAATCACCCTGGCGCAACAGTGGCAGGCGGGCAACAGTATCTGGTCTCGTCCGGCTATCCGCGTCTTCGCGACCTACGCCAAGTGGGATGAGAAGTGGGGTTACTCTTCCAGTGACGCCGGCGATGCTAACTACGTTGCGAACACCCCATCCGGCATTGCTTTCGCCGATACCAGCGCCCGTACTTTCAGCCGCGGCAACGACAGCGAAGTCACCTTCGGTATTCAGATGGAAGCCTGGTGGTAAGTTAACCCACTGCGCGGGTGCTTAGCGCCCGCCAGTTTCACATGCCTGACCCGTCTCTTTTTTGCCTGAAGGAGACGGGTTCGCTTCGAGGATAAAACAATGAAAAAACATCTTCTTGCGCTTTGCCTGCTTCCCGTTCTGGGCCTATCGTCCGTGCCGGCTTCTTTTGCCGCCAATACGGCGATTAACCCACAAAACGTCTCTACCGCACCGTCTATTCCTGCGGACAAATTACAAAGCCTGCCATGGGTTCCGTTGATACCTCCCGTCAGCCAGGACGTGGTGCTGAGCGCCTCTTCGGCCAGCATTAATGTCGGAGAGCTCACCGGGAGTGTGGCCGCCTTCGTGCTGCCAGCGGATCAGGGCTCACTGGAAATCACGTTGTCTAGCGTGGTTAAAGACCTAAGCGTTTATGCGCCAAACGTTCTGATTCTCGACGGGCAGATGCAGCCTTCTGCTTTCTTCCCGAGCAGTTACTTCCAGTACCAGAAACCGGGCATGACCTCCGGTAACCGTCTGGAAAACGTCATGAAACTGACCCCGATGATGGGGCAGAAACAGATCTACATGCTCGTCTACACCACGAAACGTGACCTGACAGAAACCACTCGGATGATTAACCCGGCGAAGCTCTATGCGGAAGGTGCAAGTAACGCCATTCCTGACGTTGCCGACCCGGTTGCCCGCCACAGTGGACAGGGCTCGTTGACAGTGCAGGTCAAAACTGAGCAGAACAGCGGCAACATCATGATCGGTAAGATCTTTGGTGGGTCAGATGCGAAACCTGTTGTGGTGGGTAACGTAGCGCCACCGACGGCCTACTCGGCACCGGCTGCAGCACCAGCACCAGTAGCAGCGCCAGCTCCGGCGCCTGCCGCGAAGAGCGAACCTATGCTCAATGATACGGAAAGCTATTTTAACCGCGCCATTAAACAGGCGGTGGATAAAGGCGACATCGATAAAGCCCTGAAACTGCTGAATGAAGCCGAGCGTCTGGGTTCCACCTCCGCCCGTAAAACTTTTATCAGCAGTGTAAAAGGCAAGGGGTAAGCATTTCCCCACGTTGCTGATGCTTGAAGTATTGGTGCGCTCAGGCGCACCTTTTTTTTCCCCGTCATAATTCAAGCCACAGGGGTGTTGGCTGCACTTTGGTTATTCAGCTCATCCATGAGCTTCACCCTTTCAGGGCCGTTGCTGGCAACGTTCAAATCTGCTCCCGGCAGATTTGTCACCCCAGTCACTTATTTATATAAGCTCCTGGAGATTATTCCCCCTACGGGGCCGCAGTAAACTGCGTTCAAAGTCGCTTACGCGAATTTGTCACCCCCTTGCCGCCTGGGTGTGACTGGAATTATTTAGGGGAAAGAGGGAATAGCATTTCCTGTTGCTCAATTGTTGCGGTATTTGCCGCGTGTGTTGCCATTGTCTGCCCGCACAGAGATGTTCTGCGTTACAATGCCATCAGGTTATGTATCGGAGAGTATTCCCATGTCCGACGCGCTGTCGCCGTTGCGCGCCCTGAATTTCTACACGGAGGTCCCGCAAGGGCTTAGCTCCGCTTATCTCGACTGGCTGTTGCTGGAAGATTCGATGACGAAACGCTTCGAACAGCATTGCCAAAAAGTCACCGTCCGCATCGTGCGTGAAGGTTTTGTCCCTGCTGGCAATGATTTGCCCGAAGCCGATTTATTACCCGCCTCTGAGCGTTACTGGCTGCGGGAAATTATCCTCTGCGGGGATGACGAACCCTGGCTACTGGGCCGCACGGTGGTGCCGGAAAGCACGCTTGATGGCCCTGAACTGGCGCTGCAAAAGCTTGGCGACACGCCGCTCGGGCGCTACCTTTTTAGTTCATCAACCCTGACGCGTGACTATATTGAGATTGGCCGCAGCGCCGAACTGTGGGGACGGCGTTCGCGGCTGAGACTGTCCGGTAAGCCTTTGTTGCTGACAGAACTGTTCCTGCCGGCGTCTCCGCTGTATGAAGAGGAAAAATAATGGAGTGGAGTCTTAAGCAGGGAAAACTGCTGGCTTATCACCGGCTGATGCGAACCGATAAGCCTATTGGCGCTTTGTTGCTGCTCTGGCCAACGCTGTGGGCGCTGTGGGTGGCAACGCCGGGCTTACCTTCGCTGCTGAATCTGGTTGTTTTTATCGCCGGCGTCTGGCTGATGCGCGCCGCGGGCTGCGTGGTGAACGATTATGCCGACCGCAAATTTGACGGCCACGTTAAGCGTACCGCGCAGCGTCCGCTTCCCAGCGGCGCAGTTTCTGAGAAAGAAGCGAAGATCCTGTTTGCGGTACTGGTGGGCCTGGCTTTCCTGCTGGTGCTGACGCTCAACACCATGACGATCCTGCTGTCCGTGGCCGGGCTGGCGCTGGCGTGGGTGTATCCGTTTATGAAGCGCTACACCCATCTGCCTCAGGTGGTGCTGGGTGCCGCTTTTGGCTGGTCCATTCCCATGGCATTTGCTGCCGCCAGCGAATCGGTGCCGTTAAGCTGCTGGCTGATGTTCCTCGCCAATATTTGCTGGACCGTGGCGTACGACACGCAGTATGCGATGGTCGACCGCGACGACGACCTGAAGATTGGGATTAAGTCGACGGCGATCCTGTTTGGCCGCAACGATAAGCTGATTATCGGCCTGCTGCAAATCGCCACTATGCTGTTGATGGGCGTTGTGGGCTGGCTAAACGGGCTGGGTGGCACGTTCTACTGGTCAATTTTGCTGGCGGGCGGGCTGTTTGTGCATCAGCAGAAGCTGATTGCCAAACGCGAGCGTGAAGGCTGCTTTAAAGCGTTTATGAACAATAACTATGTCGGGCTGGTGCTGTTCCTGGGCCTGGCGTTGAGCTATCTGCATTTCTGAGTCAGTCTTCAGGCAATAAAAAAGGCGGGTTAATTACCCGCCTTTTTCGTTTCCGCAGAATTAAGAAACCGCGTCCTGGGAAGCGGAACTCTCAATCGTCAGACGTACGTCCGAGGTCACAAGGTCCGCTAGCATCTGGTAAACCTTGATGGTTTCGGTGGCGTCCGCATCACCGGTATCGCTGATATAGCCTTCATCGCGCAGGGTAAGGACCAGCGAGGTAAAGACTGCTTTATCAAAGAATTCCGGGGCGTTAATGCCGTGCAGAACGGACAGGCGCTGTGCCACCGTGCGGCTTTCGCGCTCCAGCGTCCCGCGGTTGATCGACGGGTTAGCGCTCAGCTGCCAGAAGGTGATGGCATACCGCTGCACTGTCTCGCGCACGCCCGCCGCCAAAAGCTGCAGAGTGCGTGAGCGGTGAGGGTTGATCTGCACTTCGTCACCGACAACCATGACCAGACCCTGACGCTCCATCTCGGCGATCAGCGCATCAATTTCTCTGCCCAGCTCGCTCTTTTCCCAACGCAGGAACAGCTCGGCTTTCAGCATCGGATAAATGACTTCTATCTGACGCAGCAGCTCTGCGCGCGCGATGTGGCGATGCTGAGTGATGATGGACGCCATCAGCGACGGCAACACCAGCATGTGCATGATGTTGTTGCGATAATAGGTCATCAACACGGCCTGCTCGCGCGGCAGAATGATGATGTCACCGATGGTGTCTTTCTCCACCTCGAACTTGTTCATCTGCAGTGCGTGGTCGATCAGCGCATTGGCGGAAACCGTTGGTGCGGTGGCATCCGGGGAATACGGCACGTTACGCAGCAGGTTGAGGTAGCAGTCGAGCTGTTCGGTGAGCTGTTCACGGGTCAGCGAGCGCTGGCGTGAAGCAAGCAGCGCGGTACAGCACAGGTTCATGGCGTTAGCGGCCCCTGCGTTGTTGATGCGCACCATCAGATCGGCGGCGATATCGTTCACCGTTGGCGTCAGCCAGGCCGGGCGAATTGCTTCTATCGGATCGATAGAGTCTTTCCATTCCGGCACATGCTGGTTCAGGTAGGTCATCAGCGGCAGCGGTTCACCGAAGTTAACGTAACCCTGGCCGAGGTTGCGCAGCTTACTCAGGCCGCGCACCATCTGCATGAAGCTCTCTTTTTCTTTGGTCGCACCGCGCAGCTCTTTCGCGTAAGTGCCCACTTCCATGACGTGCTCGTAACCGATGTAGATCGGCACCAGAGTGATCGGGCGGGTGCCGCCGCGCAGCATGGCCTGAATCGTCATCGACAGCGTGCCGGTCTTAGGATCCAGCAAGCGGCCGGTACGGGAACGGCCACCCTCTACAAAATACTCAACGGAATAGCCGCGGCTGAACAGCTCGCCCAGGTATTCGCGGAACACCGTGGAGTAAAGCTTGTTGCCCTTGAAGGTACGGCGAATAAAGAACGCGCCCAGGCGGCGGAAAATCGGGCCGGCTGGCCAGAAGTTCAGGTTGATCCCGGCGGCGATGTGCGGCGGAACCAGCCCCTGGTGATAAAGCACGTAGGAAAGCAGCAGATAATCCATGTGGCTGCGGTGGCAGGGCACATAGACGATTTCGTGGCCGTCATGGGCAAGCTGGCGCACACGCTCGGCGTTGTGCACGTTAATGCCCTGATAGAGGCGGTTCCAGGTTAATCCTAACACGCGGTCTGTCAGACGTACGGCTTCGTAGGAGAAGTTCGCGGCGATTTCTTCCATCAGAGCGACGGCGTTTTGCTGCGCTTTTTCGTGGGAGATTTTCTTGCTGCGGGCTTCATCTTCTACCGCGCGGGCAATGGCTTTTGATGCCAGCAGCTTGTTGAAGAGGTCCTGGCGAACCGGCAGGCGCGGGCCAACGGCAGCCAGGCGCTGGCGGGCAAAGTGAGTGCGCGCCACGCGAGCCAGTTTTTGGGCGATAATCTTGTCCGTACCGTGTTCGGTTGCCATGCGGCGAAGCGACACTGGCGGCGAGAAACGCACGAAGCTATCGCGACCCAGCCAGGAAACTGCAAAGAATTTCTGGACGCCGTTCAGCGTGCGTAAAGGCGGGTTGATTTCGCCTTTTTCGCGCCCTGGCGAGCGGCCGAACATCACGGAAACCGGCACCATCTGTACATCGAGATCGGGATTGCTGCGGTGCAGATCCAGATAATCGTGGAACAGTTTTACCGACTCTTCTTTTGGCGTGTAATAGGTAAAGACGCGCGGCCCGCCGTGGATAAACACGTAGCGCGGCAGCAGTACGCCGTC
It includes:
- a CDS encoding maltoporin encodes the protein MMITLRKLPLAVAVIAGIVSAQAGAVDFKGYARSGIGWTGSGGEQQCFKATGAGSKYRLGNECETYAEVELGQQVWQEGEKSFYVDTMIGYATSQLNDVEDTDGGPRVRQMNVVGKNLIDALPGANIWAGKRYYKRHDVHMIDFYYWDISGPGGGIEDIDLGFGKLSLAATRNGEAGGSEAFINGSTKNKDLANDIFDIRLGQMQVNPGGSLEVGFDYGRANTTKHYDFVEQDATKNGWLGTVEHTQTFLGTSLNKFVVQYGTNAMAQTNGTGRPDTSRNNDGKMLRVIDHGAIDFNDTWGLMYVGMYQDINRDDNNGTKWWTVGVRPMYKWTPIMSTLMEVGYDNVKSQLTDKSNNQYKITLAQQWQAGNSIWSRPAIRVFATYAKWDEKWGYSSSDAGDANYVANTPSGIAFADTSARTFSRGNDSEVTFGIQMEAWW
- the malM gene encoding maltose operon protein MalM — its product is MKKHLLALCLLPVLGLSSVPASFAANTAINPQNVSTAPSIPADKLQSLPWVPLIPPVSQDVVLSASSASINVGELTGSVAAFVLPADQGSLEITLSSVVKDLSVYAPNVLILDGQMQPSAFFPSSYFQYQKPGMTSGNRLENVMKLTPMMGQKQIYMLVYTTKRDLTETTRMINPAKLYAEGASNAIPDVADPVARHSGQGSLTVQVKTEQNSGNIMIGKIFGGSDAKPVVVGNVAPPTAYSAPAAAPAPVAAPAPAPAAKSEPMLNDTESYFNRAIKQAVDKGDIDKALKLLNEAERLGSTSARKTFISSVKGKG
- the ubiC gene encoding chorismate lyase — its product is MSDALSPLRALNFYTEVPQGLSSAYLDWLLLEDSMTKRFEQHCQKVTVRIVREGFVPAGNDLPEADLLPASERYWLREIILCGDDEPWLLGRTVVPESTLDGPELALQKLGDTPLGRYLFSSSTLTRDYIEIGRSAELWGRRSRLRLSGKPLLLTELFLPASPLYEEEK
- the ubiA gene encoding 4-hydroxybenzoate octaprenyltransferase, producing MEWSLKQGKLLAYHRLMRTDKPIGALLLLWPTLWALWVATPGLPSLLNLVVFIAGVWLMRAAGCVVNDYADRKFDGHVKRTAQRPLPSGAVSEKEAKILFAVLVGLAFLLVLTLNTMTILLSVAGLALAWVYPFMKRYTHLPQVVLGAAFGWSIPMAFAAASESVPLSCWLMFLANICWTVAYDTQYAMVDRDDDLKIGIKSTAILFGRNDKLIIGLLQIATMLLMGVVGWLNGLGGTFYWSILLAGGLFVHQQKLIAKREREGCFKAFMNNNYVGLVLFLGLALSYLHF
- the plsB gene encoding glycerol-3-phosphate 1-O-acyltransferase PlsB, giving the protein MSGWPRIYYKLLNLPLSVLVKSKSIPADPQTELGLDPSRPIMYVLPYNSKADLLTLRAQCLDHDLPDPLEPLEIDGVLLPRYVFIHGGPRVFTYYTPKEESVKLFHDYLDLHRSNPDLDVQMVPVSVMFGRSPGREKGEINPPLRTLNGVQKFFAVSWLGRDSFVRFSPPVSLRRMATEHGTDKIIAQKLARVARTHFARQRLAAVGPRLPVRQDLFNKLLASKAIARAVEDEARSKKISHEKAQQNAVALMEEIAANFSYEAVRLTDRVLGLTWNRLYQGINVHNAERVRQLAHDGHEIVYVPCHRSHMDYLLLSYVLYHQGLVPPHIAAGINLNFWPAGPIFRRLGAFFIRRTFKGNKLYSTVFREYLGELFSRGYSVEYFVEGGRSRTGRLLDPKTGTLSMTIQAMLRGGTRPITLVPIYIGYEHVMEVGTYAKELRGATKEKESFMQMVRGLSKLRNLGQGYVNFGEPLPLMTYLNQHVPEWKDSIDPIEAIRPAWLTPTVNDIAADLMVRINNAGAANAMNLCCTALLASRQRSLTREQLTEQLDCYLNLLRNVPYSPDATAPTVSANALIDHALQMNKFEVEKDTIGDIIILPREQAVLMTYYRNNIMHMLVLPSLMASIITQHRHIARAELLRQIEVIYPMLKAELFLRWEKSELGREIDALIAEMERQGLVMVVGDEVQINPHRSRTLQLLAAGVRETVQRYAITFWQLSANPSINRGTLERESRTVAQRLSVLHGINAPEFFDKAVFTSLVLTLRDEGYISDTGDADATETIKVYQMLADLVTSDVRLTIESSASQDAVS